A single window of Chloracidobacterium thermophilum B DNA harbors:
- the rpoB gene encoding DNA-directed RNA polymerase subunit beta has product MSHNGKETRARHDFSKIKTAIRIPNLIEVQRESYYRFLQMDKLPEERENIGLQAVFKSVFPIKDFRDTAQLSFVEYSIGEWKCKCGKNEGLQFLRSNCHNCGAVIQVDPLSGEDVICRACGAANKNIVTTCDVCGEPVGLKHKYEVRECQERGMTYAVPLKVKIRLTLWDKDEETGQRSLRNFLDEDVYFGDIPLMTENGTFIINGTERVIVSQLHRSPGVFFEKSPTYLAKVIPYRGSWIEFEYDQKNLLYVRIDRKRKFLATIFLRALALIQKLDMEAIERGDYTDAQLEERIKATTCTDVEILRQFYQVATMEVHQESLWFPISPLLLDMRLTGGVKHPETGETLLRPGQKVMPKHLKTFREAGVTKVAVSAPDLTGATALADIVDVATGEVLVEAGTELTAREYEKLFAAGVESFEVYFPERDDIGTILQQTLKKDTIRRPVDALLEIYRKMRPGDPPTIMTSWGLFYGMFFDARKFDFSRVGRLKFNIKMGHPERANLDQQTLSPRDFVDVITYLLKLRKGRAIGPDGQEMTYDADDIDHLGNRRVRAVGELLENQFRLGLVRMERAIKDKMSIHQEMQQAMPRDLVNAKPVMAAVREFFGSSQLSQFMDQTNPLSEITHKRRLSALGPGGLSRERAGFEVRDVHPTHYGRICPIETPEGPNIGLISSLSCFARINEFGFIESPYRKVENGRVIEYVRITNGGDTNLRPGSHIPLSEAEAANAALKPDQKPAEYEPYPFYLSAWEEDKYTIGQANIRLNERLEIIDERVSARKAGEFREVPREEIQFIDVSPKQLVSVAAALVPFLEHDDANRALMGANMQRQAVPLLRAEAPLIGTGMERVAAQDSGAVVIARRDGIVDSVDSERIIIRVDTTQPGTLSREVTADIYQLVKFRRSNQSTCINQKPIVRVGQRVKKGDVLADGPCTDQGELALGRNVLVAFMPWRGYNFEDAILISQKLVQEDAYTSVHIEELEIEARDTKLGPEEITRDIPNVSESSLRDLDESGVIRIGARVKPGSILVGKVTPKGETQLTPEEKLLRAIFGEKAGDVRDASLTCPPGIEGTVVDVKIFTRKGQEKCKRSLAIEAEEEARLLKNLEDERRILEDERNKRIYELLEGQRVAKDVLVNKRAVLGKGEVLTRDFLRTLDLATLKKIELQNPKIDVAAEIKELEEFTKRQFAILQRLHEEKVEKLKRGDELPPGVIKMVKVFIAMKRKLSVGDKMAGRHGNKGVIAQILPEEDMPYLPDGRPVEIVLNPLGVPSRMNVGQILETHLGWAAHVLGVQFATPVFDGASEAEVKQKLAEAAALRESQGELPMINQSGKTVLYDGMTGEPFEQLVTVGYIYMLKLSHLVDDKIHARSIGPYSLITQQPLGGKAQFGGQRFGEMEVWALEAYGAAHILQELLTAKSDDVAGRSKSYEAIVKGETDFDPGVPESFNVLVRELQSLCLDVELIKRSEDSNGASAESPATLSRR; this is encoded by the coding sequence ATGTCGCACAACGGTAAGGAGACGCGGGCGCGTCACGACTTCTCGAAGATCAAGACGGCAATTCGCATCCCGAACCTCATCGAGGTTCAACGCGAGTCGTACTATCGCTTCCTTCAAATGGACAAGCTGCCCGAAGAGCGTGAAAATATCGGCCTTCAGGCGGTTTTCAAATCTGTATTTCCCATCAAGGATTTCCGTGACACAGCCCAGTTGAGTTTTGTTGAATACTCGATTGGCGAGTGGAAATGCAAGTGTGGCAAAAACGAGGGCTTGCAGTTTCTCCGTTCCAACTGTCACAACTGCGGGGCCGTCATTCAGGTTGATCCACTTTCGGGCGAAGACGTGATTTGTCGTGCCTGTGGCGCGGCCAACAAAAATATCGTCACCACCTGTGACGTATGTGGTGAGCCGGTCGGTCTCAAGCACAAATACGAAGTCCGCGAATGCCAGGAGCGCGGCATGACTTATGCCGTTCCGCTCAAGGTCAAAATCCGCCTGACGCTCTGGGACAAAGACGAAGAAACCGGACAGCGCAGCCTGCGCAACTTTCTGGACGAGGATGTGTATTTTGGCGACATCCCGCTGATGACCGAAAACGGCACATTCATCATCAACGGGACGGAGCGCGTCATCGTTTCCCAGCTTCACCGCAGTCCGGGAGTATTCTTTGAAAAGTCTCCGACCTATCTGGCGAAAGTCATTCCCTACCGTGGTTCGTGGATCGAGTTTGAGTACGACCAGAAAAATCTGCTCTACGTACGGATTGACCGGAAGCGGAAGTTTCTGGCGACGATCTTCCTGCGGGCGTTGGCGCTTATCCAGAAACTCGACATGGAAGCCATCGAGCGGGGCGACTACACCGATGCCCAACTGGAAGAGCGCATCAAGGCGACGACATGTACGGACGTTGAAATCCTGCGGCAGTTTTACCAGGTGGCCACGATGGAGGTCCACCAGGAGAGTCTCTGGTTTCCCATCAGTCCGTTGCTGCTTGATATGCGTCTCACCGGCGGGGTCAAGCACCCCGAAACCGGTGAGACCCTGCTGCGTCCGGGACAGAAAGTAATGCCAAAGCACCTGAAAACCTTTCGTGAGGCTGGTGTGACCAAAGTCGCGGTCAGTGCACCGGACCTCACAGGGGCGACGGCGCTGGCTGATATTGTGGATGTGGCCACTGGTGAGGTTCTGGTTGAGGCCGGGACGGAGTTGACGGCACGGGAGTATGAAAAGCTCTTTGCTGCCGGGGTCGAAAGCTTCGAGGTGTATTTCCCCGAACGGGATGACATCGGAACGATTCTCCAGCAAACACTCAAGAAGGACACCATCCGCCGGCCTGTGGATGCGCTGCTGGAAATCTACCGCAAGATGCGGCCCGGCGATCCGCCCACGATTATGACTTCCTGGGGGCTATTTTACGGGATGTTTTTCGATGCCCGGAAGTTCGATTTCTCGCGCGTCGGGCGACTCAAGTTCAACATCAAGATGGGGCATCCCGAACGGGCGAACCTCGACCAGCAAACGCTTTCGCCGCGCGACTTTGTGGATGTCATCACCTATCTGCTCAAGCTGCGCAAAGGGCGCGCCATCGGGCCGGATGGACAGGAAATGACCTACGACGCCGATGACATTGACCACCTGGGCAATCGGCGGGTGCGCGCCGTTGGTGAGTTGCTCGAAAACCAGTTTCGGCTGGGGCTGGTGCGCATGGAACGGGCCATCAAGGACAAGATGTCCATCCACCAGGAGATGCAGCAGGCAATGCCGCGCGACCTCGTCAACGCCAAGCCGGTCATGGCGGCCGTACGGGAGTTCTTTGGTTCGTCACAGCTTTCGCAGTTTATGGACCAGACGAATCCGTTGTCGGAGATCACCCACAAGCGGCGGCTTTCGGCGCTGGGTCCGGGCGGACTCTCCCGTGAGCGGGCTGGCTTTGAGGTACGCGACGTGCATCCGACCCACTACGGCCGCATCTGCCCGATTGAAACGCCGGAAGGGCCGAACATCGGGTTGATTTCGTCTCTGTCGTGCTTTGCGCGGATCAATGAGTTTGGCTTTATCGAGTCGCCCTACCGCAAGGTGGAAAACGGGCGGGTCATTGAGTACGTCCGCATCACCAACGGTGGCGATACCAATCTGCGACCAGGGTCCCATATCCCTCTTTCTGAAGCCGAGGCGGCCAATGCGGCGCTCAAGCCCGACCAGAAGCCGGCAGAATATGAACCTTACCCGTTTTATCTCTCGGCCTGGGAGGAAGACAAATACACCATCGGGCAGGCCAACATCCGGCTCAACGAACGGCTCGAAATTATTGACGAGCGGGTGTCAGCCCGCAAAGCCGGGGAGTTTCGTGAGGTTCCACGGGAAGAAATCCAGTTTATAGACGTATCGCCAAAGCAGCTTGTGTCGGTAGCCGCAGCCCTCGTGCCATTTCTTGAGCACGATGACGCCAACCGCGCGCTGATGGGTGCCAACATGCAACGGCAGGCAGTGCCTTTGTTGCGCGCAGAAGCGCCCTTGATCGGGACAGGCATGGAGCGGGTTGCGGCGCAGGATTCCGGCGCGGTTGTCATTGCACGCCGCGATGGCATTGTGGACAGCGTGGATTCCGAACGCATCATCATCCGGGTGGATACCACGCAGCCCGGCACGCTCTCGCGTGAGGTGACGGCGGACATTTACCAGTTGGTCAAGTTCCGGCGCTCCAACCAGAGCACCTGCATCAACCAGAAACCCATTGTGCGCGTGGGGCAGCGCGTCAAGAAAGGGGACGTGCTGGCGGATGGCCCCTGCACCGACCAGGGTGAGCTGGCGTTGGGCCGCAACGTGCTCGTGGCCTTTATGCCGTGGCGCGGCTACAACTTCGAGGACGCCATCCTCATTTCGCAGAAACTCGTGCAGGAGGATGCCTACACGTCCGTCCACATCGAGGAACTTGAAATCGAAGCCCGGGACACCAAGCTTGGCCCGGAAGAAATCACCCGCGACATTCCGAACGTTTCAGAATCCAGCCTCCGTGACCTGGATGAATCCGGCGTCATCCGCATCGGGGCCCGCGTCAAGCCGGGTTCGATTCTTGTCGGGAAGGTGACGCCCAAAGGCGAAACCCAACTGACACCGGAGGAAAAGCTGCTGCGCGCCATTTTTGGCGAAAAAGCTGGGGATGTCCGCGATGCCTCCCTGACCTGTCCGCCTGGTATCGAGGGCACTGTCGTGGACGTCAAAATCTTCACCCGCAAGGGACAGGAAAAGTGCAAGCGCTCCCTGGCCATTGAGGCTGAGGAAGAAGCGCGATTGCTCAAAAATCTGGAGGATGAGCGTCGCATTCTCGAAGACGAGCGCAACAAGCGGATTTACGAGCTTCTGGAAGGGCAGCGGGTGGCCAAGGATGTGCTCGTCAACAAGCGGGCCGTACTCGGCAAGGGCGAAGTCCTGACCCGTGACTTTCTCAGGACGCTCGATCTGGCCACGCTCAAGAAAATCGAGCTTCAGAATCCCAAGATTGATGTGGCCGCTGAAATCAAAGAACTTGAAGAGTTCACCAAGCGGCAGTTTGCCATTCTCCAGAGGCTGCACGAAGAGAAGGTCGAAAAACTCAAACGTGGCGACGAACTCCCGCCGGGCGTCATCAAGATGGTCAAGGTGTTCATCGCCATGAAGCGCAAGCTGTCCGTGGGTGACAAAATGGCCGGACGGCATGGCAACAAGGGGGTCATCGCCCAGATTCTGCCGGAAGAGGACATGCCTTACCTGCCTGACGGGCGGCCCGTCGAAATCGTGCTCAACCCGTTGGGCGTGCCGTCGCGCATGAACGTCGGCCAGATTCTGGAAACGCACCTGGGCTGGGCGGCGCACGTACTGGGCGTGCAGTTTGCTACACCAGTGTTTGACGGAGCTTCAGAAGCCGAAGTCAAGCAGAAGCTGGCCGAAGCGGCAGCGCTGCGGGAATCCCAGGGTGAACTGCCGATGATCAACCAGTCCGGCAAGACTGTGCTGTATGACGGCATGACGGGTGAACCCTTCGAGCAGTTGGTCACGGTCGGCTACATCTACATGCTGAAACTCTCACATCTGGTGGACGACAAGATTCATGCCCGCTCCATCGGTCCCTACTCCCTTATCACGCAGCAGCCGCTGGGCGGCAAGGCGCAGTTTGGCGGTCAACGCTTCGGAGAAATGGAGGTGTGGGCGCTTGAAGCCTACGGAGCAGCACACATTCTCCAGGAGCTGCTGACGGCGAAATCGGATGATGTCGCCGGCCGCTCGAAGAGCTACGAGGCGATTGTGAAGGGAGAAACCGACTTTGATCCCGGCGTGCCAGAGTCCTTCAACGTGCTGGTGCGGGAGCTACAGTCGTTGTGTCTCGATGTCGAACTCATCAAGCGCTCGGAGGACTCGAATGGTGCGTCCGCTGAGTCGCCCGCAACCCTGTCGCGTCGCTGA
- the rpoC gene encoding DNA-directed RNA polymerase subunit beta' — protein sequence MLRHQDKPTVAPDFEAIRISLASPEKIRSWSYGEVTKPETINYRTFKPERDGLFCARIFGPITDWECLCGKYKRMKYRGVVCDKCGVEVTLSRVRRERLGHIELASPCSHVWFFKGLPSRIGHLLDIPLRDLEKVLYYESYIVVDAGEMTDIKEKDLLTDEQYRKLFDAYPGQFIARMGAEAIKTLLERVDCTALSEELRQKMREETSQQKKLKLAKRLKVVDAFRRSGNRPEWMILDVIPVIPPELRPLVPLDGGRFATSDLNDLYRRVINRNNRLRKLLDLKAPEVIVRNEKRMLQEAVDALFDNGRRGRVLRGANNRPLKSLSDTLKGKTGRFRQNLLGKRVDYSGRSVIVVGPELKLHQCGLPKKMALELFKPFIYHQLEKQKYAQTIKQAKEMVDRQVPEVWDILEEVIREHPVLLNRAPTLHRLGIQAFEPVLVEGKAIKIHPLVCTAFNADFDGDQMAVHIPLSHEAQIEAMVLMRADNNILSPANGQPIAVPTQDIVLGCYYLTYERADDPKGGRTFATLDDVVIAHDAGIVNTQSPIKLRYEGVLIDLEHERNQQDLLRATPRHVRQVISTTVGRVIFNQALPEGMPFVNGVLKKKGLQSLVSYCQLHHGLETTVKMLDSLKAIGFLYATKAGISIGIDDLVTPPRKAELIAEADREVARFQREYEEGSITDGERYNKVIATWSQTTEAVAKEMNAAMKAAEKQNNELNPIMVMADSGARGSAQQIRQLAGMRGLMAKPSGEIIEKPIRANFREGLDVLEYFISTHGARKGLADTALKTADSGYLTRRLVDVAQDVIVSEEDCGTIRGIWVEAISEGGEIIEPLRDRIIGRVALDDIVDPVTGEVIVPANQEITEKLASDIQDAGGIERVKLRSVLTCEARRGVCAKCYGRNLATGKMVELGEAVGVIAAQSIGEPGTQLTMRTFHLGGAVTGSSEQSSHEARKAGRVKFEDLRTVKGRDGRLVAMNRNGYIVLIDENRSNREIGRYQIVYGARLSVTDGQLVDEGDTLATWDPYTFSILTEVEGTVRYHDLIEGITIQEDIDANTGNRSMIVREATDEKRQPRIEIIGEDGKTVLKAYQMPVRANLSVRQGDRVMPGDVIAKIPRESTRAKDITGGLPRITELFEARKPRETAVMAEIDGVVKFGNVVKGQRKVQIIGDDGETREYSIPKGVNMFIQEGDRVKAGEPLVDGPLNPHDILAIQGMDALQRYLVNEIQEVYRLQGVNIADKHIEVIVRQMLRWVRVKEVGDTDFLIDEQVDRFRFEDENNRVIAAGGQPATAEPLLLGITKASLSTESFISAASFQETTRVLTEAAISGRVDYLRGLKENVIMGRLIPAGTGMEYYRRIRLYEEKPFVTEEEITEASAYNFDDAMTQIAETDIQVRKAAKGSE from the coding sequence ATGCTCAGACATCAGGACAAGCCAACCGTCGCGCCCGACTTTGAAGCCATTCGGATTTCGCTTGCCTCACCGGAAAAGATACGTTCGTGGTCGTACGGTGAAGTGACCAAGCCGGAAACCATCAACTACCGAACGTTCAAGCCGGAGCGGGACGGTCTGTTTTGCGCCCGTATTTTCGGCCCCATCACGGACTGGGAGTGTCTGTGCGGCAAATACAAACGCATGAAATACCGGGGCGTGGTCTGCGACAAGTGCGGGGTCGAAGTCACCCTGTCGCGTGTGCGCCGGGAACGGCTCGGTCACATCGAGCTGGCGTCGCCCTGCTCCCACGTCTGGTTTTTCAAGGGGCTGCCCAGCCGGATTGGACATCTGCTCGATATTCCCCTGCGTGATCTGGAAAAGGTGCTCTACTACGAGTCCTACATCGTGGTGGATGCCGGCGAAATGACCGACATCAAGGAAAAGGACCTGCTGACCGACGAGCAGTACCGCAAGCTGTTTGACGCCTATCCCGGACAGTTCATTGCGCGCATGGGGGCAGAGGCCATCAAAACCCTTCTCGAACGGGTGGACTGCACAGCGCTCTCCGAAGAACTGCGGCAGAAGATGCGCGAGGAAACCTCCCAGCAGAAAAAACTCAAGCTGGCCAAACGGCTCAAGGTCGTGGATGCCTTCCGGCGGTCTGGCAACCGGCCGGAATGGATGATTCTGGATGTCATCCCGGTCATTCCGCCGGAGCTGCGTCCGCTCGTGCCGCTCGACGGCGGGCGCTTTGCGACTTCTGACCTCAATGACCTCTACCGGCGCGTCATCAACCGGAACAACCGCCTGCGCAAACTGCTCGACCTGAAAGCGCCGGAAGTCATTGTCCGCAACGAAAAGCGCATGCTTCAGGAAGCTGTGGACGCACTGTTTGACAACGGCCGCCGGGGGCGCGTGCTGCGCGGGGCGAACAACCGTCCGCTCAAGTCGCTGTCGGATACGCTCAAGGGCAAGACCGGCCGGTTTCGGCAGAACCTGCTCGGCAAGCGCGTGGACTACTCCGGGCGGTCGGTCATTGTTGTCGGGCCCGAACTTAAGCTCCATCAGTGCGGGCTGCCGAAGAAAATGGCCTTGGAGCTGTTCAAGCCTTTCATTTACCACCAGCTTGAAAAACAGAAGTACGCCCAGACGATCAAGCAAGCTAAGGAAATGGTGGACCGGCAGGTGCCGGAGGTGTGGGACATCCTCGAAGAGGTCATCCGGGAGCATCCGGTGCTGCTCAACCGCGCGCCGACGCTCCACCGTCTGGGCATTCAGGCTTTCGAGCCGGTGCTGGTGGAAGGCAAGGCCATCAAGATTCATCCGCTGGTGTGCACCGCCTTCAACGCCGACTTCGACGGCGACCAGATGGCCGTGCACATTCCGCTTTCCCACGAAGCGCAAATCGAAGCCATGGTTCTGATGCGCGCCGACAACAACATCCTGTCCCCGGCCAATGGGCAACCGATTGCCGTGCCGACGCAGGATATTGTCTTGGGGTGCTACTACCTCACCTATGAGCGCGCTGACGACCCGAAGGGCGGCCGCACCTTTGCCACGCTGGATGATGTGGTCATTGCCCATGACGCCGGCATCGTCAACACGCAATCGCCCATCAAGCTGCGCTACGAAGGTGTGCTCATCGATCTGGAGCATGAACGCAACCAGCAGGACCTGCTGCGCGCCACCCCACGCCACGTCCGGCAGGTTATCAGCACGACAGTCGGGCGCGTGATCTTCAACCAGGCCCTGCCGGAAGGTATGCCTTTCGTCAACGGGGTGCTCAAAAAGAAAGGGTTGCAGTCGCTGGTCAGCTACTGCCAGCTCCACCACGGCCTCGAAACCACGGTCAAGATGCTCGATTCGCTCAAGGCGATTGGCTTTCTCTATGCCACGAAGGCGGGTATCTCCATCGGCATTGATGATCTGGTAACGCCGCCGCGCAAAGCCGAACTCATTGCTGAAGCCGACCGCGAAGTGGCGCGCTTCCAGCGTGAATACGAGGAAGGCAGCATCACGGACGGCGAGCGCTACAACAAGGTGATTGCCACCTGGTCGCAGACGACAGAAGCCGTGGCCAAGGAGATGAACGCGGCGATGAAAGCCGCTGAGAAGCAAAACAACGAACTCAACCCGATTATGGTTATGGCGGATTCCGGGGCGCGTGGTTCAGCGCAGCAGATTCGGCAGTTGGCCGGGATGCGTGGGCTGATGGCCAAACCGTCAGGAGAAATTATCGAAAAACCCATTCGCGCCAACTTCCGCGAAGGCCTCGACGTGCTGGAGTACTTCATCTCCACGCACGGTGCGCGCAAGGGGCTGGCGGATACGGCGCTCAAGACCGCCGACTCCGGCTATCTCACGCGCCGCCTGGTGGATGTGGCCCAGGATGTCATCGTGTCGGAGGAAGACTGTGGCACGATTCGCGGCATCTGGGTCGAAGCTATCAGTGAAGGTGGAGAAATCATCGAACCCCTGCGCGACCGAATCATCGGGCGGGTGGCCCTCGATGACATCGTTGACCCGGTGACAGGCGAAGTCATCGTACCTGCCAACCAGGAAATCACTGAAAAGCTCGCCTCCGACATTCAGGATGCTGGCGGTATCGAGCGCGTCAAACTGCGCTCAGTGCTGACCTGTGAAGCGCGCCGGGGTGTATGTGCCAAGTGCTATGGACGCAACCTGGCGACCGGAAAAATGGTTGAGTTGGGTGAGGCTGTCGGGGTAATTGCCGCGCAGTCCATCGGTGAACCGGGAACACAGCTCACCATGCGTACCTTCCACCTGGGCGGCGCAGTGACGGGTTCCTCCGAACAGTCTTCGCACGAAGCACGCAAGGCTGGACGGGTGAAGTTTGAAGACCTGCGGACGGTGAAGGGACGTGACGGCCGACTCGTCGCCATGAACCGCAATGGCTACATCGTCCTCATTGACGAAAACCGCAGCAACCGGGAAATCGGACGCTACCAGATTGTCTATGGCGCGCGCCTGTCTGTGACGGATGGGCAGCTTGTGGACGAAGGCGACACGCTGGCCACCTGGGACCCCTACACCTTCTCCATCCTGACCGAGGTCGAAGGCACGGTGCGGTACCACGACCTCATCGAGGGGATCACCATTCAGGAAGACATTGATGCCAATACCGGCAACCGCAGCATGATCGTCCGTGAAGCCACGGATGAAAAGCGGCAGCCGCGTATTGAAATCATCGGCGAAGACGGCAAGACGGTTCTCAAAGCCTACCAGATGCCAGTACGTGCCAACCTGAGTGTCCGCCAGGGGGACCGGGTGATGCCCGGCGACGTGATCGCCAAGATTCCACGTGAATCCACCCGCGCCAAAGACATCACCGGTGGTCTGCCCCGGATTACCGAACTGTTTGAAGCCCGGAAACCCCGCGAGACAGCCGTGATGGCCGAAATTGATGGCGTCGTCAAGTTCGGTAACGTCGTCAAAGGGCAGCGCAAGGTGCAGATCATTGGTGACGACGGTGAAACGCGCGAATACTCGATTCCGAAGGGCGTCAACATGTTCATCCAGGAAGGCGACCGGGTCAAAGCCGGCGAGCCGCTGGTGGATGGCCCGCTCAATCCGCACGACATCCTCGCCATCCAGGGGATGGATGCCCTGCAGCGGTATCTCGTCAATGAAATCCAGGAAGTCTATCGCCTCCAGGGCGTCAACATTGCCGACAAGCACATCGAAGTCATCGTGCGGCAGATGCTGCGATGGGTGCGCGTCAAGGAGGTGGGCGATACCGACTTCCTCATTGATGAACAGGTGGATCGCTTCCGCTTTGAGGACGAAAACAACCGCGTGATCGCCGCTGGCGGGCAGCCGGCCACGGCCGAGCCGCTCCTGCTGGGCATCACCAAGGCTTCGCTTTCGACCGAAAGCTTCATCTCGGCGGCAAGTTTCCAGGAAACGACGCGCGTTCTGACGGAAGCCGCCATTTCGGGCCGCGTGGATTACCTGCGCGGTCTCAAGGAAAACGTCATCATGGGGCGGCTCATCCCGGCCGGGACCGGCATGGAATACTATCGGCGCATTCGCCTGTACGAGGAAAAACCCTTCGTCACAGAGGAAGAGATCACCGAGGCTTCGGCCTACAACTTCGACGATGCTATGACGCAGATCGCCGAAACGGACATCCAGGTTCGCAAGGCCGCCAAGGGGAGCGAATAG
- a CDS encoding class I adenylate-forming enzyme family protein, producing the protein MPTGDEPRRLAQQLREGTAPVLEAPAIGSWLQSWARQQPTATALVAYDAEGQRTALSYAELWEAVQAGVAALRAQGIAPGDRVATLAHNDGETVVAYLAIWTLGACVAPVNMTEDAERRRFIVGHAEARLLLALDDYLSEAHELARQIPVVRSVLELQGGRWRAAFAGAGNVEPECAPEREALIVYTSGTTGAPKGVVLTQANLLLDAQALRDWNGVTRQDGLMCVLPIHHVNGIVVTLLTPLVAGARAVLNHRFSPATFWPRLVAEQVRIVSVVPTLLAFLLERRQHFLPEARAFLSHVICGAGPLTVELARQFEDTFGIRVLHGYGLSETTCYSTMLPLDLPPDEHRHWMQALGFPSIGVALPVCNVAIHDATGQPLPPGVRGEIVVCGPTVMVGYFKRPEANADAFAHGWFRTGDEGFYERDAQGRAFFFITGRIKELIIRGGVNLSPFEIDAVLSHIPGVKCGLAVGFENRWYGEEVGAYVVLEEGVQLDAETILRAARERLPFHKSPKVVVFGTEIPVTSTGKYQRNKLKAYFEPWRDAQFTA; encoded by the coding sequence ATGCCAACCGGAGATGAACCGCGCCGTCTGGCGCAGCAGCTACGCGAAGGAACTGCGCCGGTGCTTGAAGCGCCTGCGATTGGAAGCTGGCTACAGTCCTGGGCCCGTCAGCAACCGACGGCGACGGCGTTGGTCGCCTACGACGCTGAAGGGCAACGTACGGCGCTGAGCTACGCGGAGTTGTGGGAAGCTGTCCAGGCCGGCGTCGCCGCCCTGCGGGCGCAGGGTATCGCCCCCGGCGACCGGGTGGCCACACTGGCTCACAATGACGGTGAAACCGTTGTGGCGTATCTCGCCATCTGGACGCTTGGCGCATGTGTGGCGCCGGTCAACATGACCGAAGATGCGGAGCGGCGGCGCTTCATCGTCGGGCACGCCGAAGCCCGGCTGCTGCTCGCGCTGGATGATTACCTGTCCGAAGCCCACGAACTGGCGCGTCAAATTCCGGTGGTGCGGAGTGTCCTCGAACTTCAGGGCGGACGGTGGCGGGCCGCCTTTGCCGGTGCCGGCAATGTGGAGCCGGAGTGCGCACCGGAGCGGGAAGCCCTGATTGTCTATACCTCGGGCACGACCGGTGCGCCAAAGGGGGTGGTGCTCACGCAGGCCAATCTGCTGCTCGATGCCCAGGCGCTGCGTGACTGGAACGGCGTCACCCGGCAGGATGGGCTGATGTGCGTTCTGCCCATCCACCACGTCAACGGCATTGTGGTCACGCTGCTGACGCCGCTGGTTGCCGGTGCGCGGGCGGTCCTCAATCACCGGTTTTCGCCGGCGACCTTCTGGCCGCGCCTTGTGGCGGAGCAGGTACGCATTGTGAGCGTCGTTCCGACACTGCTTGCCTTCTTGCTGGAGCGTCGCCAGCACTTCCTGCCGGAAGCCAGGGCGTTTCTTTCGCACGTCATCTGCGGGGCCGGGCCGCTGACCGTCGAACTGGCACGCCAGTTTGAAGACACCTTTGGCATCCGGGTGCTCCACGGGTACGGGCTGAGTGAAACAACCTGCTACTCGACGATGCTGCCGCTTGACCTGCCGCCGGACGAACACCGGCACTGGATGCAGGCCCTGGGCTTTCCTTCCATCGGGGTGGCCCTGCCGGTCTGCAACGTGGCCATTCACGACGCCACGGGGCAGCCCCTGCCGCCGGGCGTCCGGGGGGAAATCGTCGTGTGCGGGCCGACCGTCATGGTCGGGTATTTCAAGCGCCCGGAAGCGAATGCTGATGCCTTTGCCCACGGCTGGTTTCGGACGGGCGACGAGGGCTTCTACGAGCGCGATGCCCAGGGGCGCGCCTTTTTCTTCATCACCGGACGCATCAAGGAACTCATCATCCGGGGTGGAGTGAACCTGTCGCCTTTTGAGATTGACGCCGTGCTTTCCCACATTCCCGGTGTGAAATGCGGGCTGGCCGTCGGCTTTGAAAACCGCTGGTATGGCGAGGAAGTCGGGGCTTATGTCGTTTTGGAGGAAGGCGTCCAGCTTGACGCTGAAACCATCCTGCGGGCGGCGCGGGAGCGGCTGCCCTTCCACAAGTCGCCCAAAGTCGTCGTGTTTGGCACGGAAATCCCCGTGACTTCCACGGGCAAATACCAGCGCAACAAACTGAAGGCTTACTTTGAACCGTGGCGTGATGCCCAGTTCACCGCATAG
- a CDS encoding DUF5522 domain-containing protein produces MALIEGDDYYLENGCYVFTARYLLARGRCCGSGCRHCPYRDQPASRQPQPELSTPAHGQPAYAVNWASRHGSK; encoded by the coding sequence ATGGCGCTCATCGAAGGCGACGACTACTACCTTGAAAACGGCTGTTACGTCTTTACGGCGCGGTATCTTCTGGCCCGTGGGCGCTGCTGTGGTTCGGGCTGCCGTCACTGCCCCTACCGCGACCAGCCGGCATCCCGGCAGCCGCAGCCGGAACTGTCCACGCCCGCCCACGGTCAGCCAGCCTATGCGGTGAACTGGGCATCACGCCACGGTTCAAAGTAA